Proteins encoded by one window of Haematobia irritans isolate KBUSLIRL chromosome 2, ASM5000362v1, whole genome shotgun sequence:
- the Fs(2)Ket gene encoding importin subunit beta Fs(2)Ket yields MMNSQITMQLIQILEKTVSPDKNELLSAKNYLEQAAESNLPEFLKALSDILVTVTNSPVARMAAGLQLKNHLTSKDETINLQYQQRWHQFPDETKEYIKKNILDALGTENTRPSCAAQCVAYVAVTELPINRWGLLIQTLVNKVVNEGSSEMDREAALEAIGYICQDIRYGVLENQSNQILTAIIHGMRKQEPSNHVRLAATTALLNSLEFTKANFEKDVERNYIMEVVCVATQSPDTQVCVAALQCLVKIMTLYYQYMEPYMGQALFPITLEAMKSENDQIALQGVEFWSNVSDEEIDLAIENQEANDAGRAPTRVSNHYARGALKFLVPVLVEKLTKQDECEDEDTWSPAKAASVCLMLLATCCEDEIVPHVFPFIKDNIESADWRFRDAAVMAFGSILSGIETNTLKSLVEQAMPTLIRLMYDQSVNVRDTTAWTFGRICDIIPEAAINKTYLQPLLECFIQSLKAEPRVAANVCWAFIGLSEAAYEAAEATGGDTPETYCLSPYFEYIITQLLETTDRQDGNQGNLRAAAYEALMDMIKNSPLDCYLIVQRTTIVILERLNQVLQMETHISSHNDRHQFNDLQSLLCATLQSVLRKVREDDAPQISDAIMTALLTMFSSSSGKSGGVQEDAFLAVSTLVELLGVKFVKYMDAFKPFLYMGLKNHQEYQVCCAAVGLTGDICRALKQLIIPYCDEIMTLLLANLSEPSLHQSVKPQILSAFGDMALSIGGEFCKYLRVVMDMLGNATQLEVDPNSFDMVEYFNELRESVLEAYTGIIQGLKGVEKTPHQDVFNVEPHLGIILTFIQRIAVEGENSDSMVASAAGLIGDICTTFGPYLGDRILRYVDQPTIAQFLAEGKRSKASRTKSLCSWAAKEIKKLRELKTPVIHS; encoded by the exons ATGATGAATTCTCAAATTACAATGCAGCTGATACAGATCTTGGAAAAGACTGTTTCTCCTG acaaaaatgAATTGCTGTCGGCTAAAAATTACCTGGAACAGGCAGCCGAAAGTAATTTACCAGAATTTTTGAAAGCTTTATCCGATATACTGGTTACTGTAACAAATAGCCCTGTGGCTCGTATGGCAGCTGGTCTGCAATTGAAAAACCATTTAACCAGTAAGGATGAGACAATCAATCTTCAATACCAACAAAGGTGGCATCAATTTCCAGATGAAACGAAAGAATACATAAAGAAAAAT ATTCTTGATGCTTTGGGGACAGAAAATACACGTCCATCTTGTGCTGCCCAATGTGTTGCCTATGTTGCCGTGACAGAATTGCCTATTAATCGCTGGGGCCTTCTCATACAGACTTTGGTTAATAAGGTTGTCAATGAAGGTTCCAGCGAAATGGATCGTGAAGCCGCTTTGGAAGCAATTGGCTACATCTGTCAAGATATTCGTTATGGGGTTTTGGAGAAccaatcaaatcaaattttaacagctATAATTCATGGAATGCGTAAACAGGAGCCCAGTAATCATGTGCGTTTGGCTGCTACAACCGCTTTATTGAATTCTCTTGAATTTACAAAAGCCAATTTCGAAAAAGATGTTGAACGTAACTACATAATGGAAGTTGTTTGTGTTGCAACTCAGTCACCAGATACCCAAGTGTGTGTAGCCGCTTTACAGTGTTTGGTTAAAATTATGACCTTGTATTATCAATACATGGAACCCTATATGGGACAAGCATTGTTTCCCATTACTTTGGAAGCAATGAAGTCGGAAAATGATCAAATTGCACTGCAAGGCGTTGAATTCTGGTCCAATGTAAGCGATGAAGAAATTGATTTGGCCATTGAAAATCAAGAGGCGAATGATGCTGGCCGTGCTCCAACTCGCGTTTCGAATCATTATGCCCGAGGTGCTCTTAAGTTTCTGGTACCAGTTTtggttgaaaaactaactaagcAGGATGAATGCGAAGATGAAGATACATGGAGTCCTGCAAAAGCCGCTTCTGTGTGTCTTATGCTTCTGGCCACATGCTGTGAAGATGAGATTGTGCCCCATGTATTTCCATTTATTAAAGACAACATTGAGTCGGCCGATTGGCGTTTCCGTGATGCTGCTGTTATGGCATTCGGTTCTATTTTAAGTGGAATTGAAACTAATACTTTGAAATCATTGGTGGAACAAGCTATGCCCACCCTTATACGATTGATGTATGACCAAAGCGTTAATGTTCGCGATACCACCGCATGGACATTTGGACGTATTTGCGAT ATCATCCCGGAGGCAGCAATTAACAAAACTTATTTACAACCCTTGTTGGAATGCTTCATTCAAAGTCTGAAGGCAGAGCCACGTGTGGCAGCCAACGTGTGTTGGGCATTTATAGGACTTTCTGAAGCGGCCTATGAAGCTGCTGAAGCCACTGGCGGCGATACACCCGAAACATACTGTCTTTCGCCTTACTTCGAGTACATTATTACACAGTTGTTGGAAACCACCGATCGTCAAGATGGCAACCAAGGCAACTTGCGTGCTGCTGCTTATGAAGCATTGATGGATATGATTAAGAATTCGCCATTGGATTGCTATTTGATTGTCCAACGCACAACAATAGTCATACTCGAACGACTCAAtcaagtattgcaaatggagacACACATTTCCAGTCACAACGATCGCCATCAATTCAACGATCTTCAATCTCTGCTGTGTGCCACACTCCAAAGTGTTTTGCGTAAAGTTCGCGAAGATGATGCACCACAAATTTCGGATGCAATTATGACGGCTCTACTCACAATGTTCAGTTCTAGTTCTGGAAAATCTGGTGGTGTCCAAGAAGATGCTTTCTTGGCCGTGTCAACATTAGTGGAATTACTTGGTGTgaaatttgtcaaatatatgGATGCATTTAAGCCCTTCCTATACATGGGCTTGAAAAATCACCAAGAATATCAAGTGTGTTGTGCTGCAGTTGGTTTAACCGGTGATATCTGTCGAGCTCTGAAACAACTCATAATCCCGTATTGCGATGAAATCATGACATTATTATTGGCCAATTTATCAGAGCCATCATTACACCAAAGTGTCAAGCCTCAGATATTGTCGGCCTTTGGTGATATGGCTCTAAGCATTGGAGgtgaattttgcaaatatttgcgTGTAGTTATGGATATGTTGGGTAATGCTACCCAACTTGAG GTCGATCCAAACAGCTTCGATATGGTTGAATACTTCAATGAATTGCGTGAAAGCGTTTTGGAAGCCTACACTGGTATCATCCAAGGCTTGAAAGGTGTTGAAAAAACACCCCACCAAGATGTCTTCAATGTGGAACCTCATCTTGGAATCATTTTGACATTCATCCAACGAATTGCTGTTGAAGGTGAAAACTCCGATTCAATGGTGGCCAGTGCTGCTGGATTAATCGGTGATATATGCACCACCTTTGGCCCTTACCTTGGGGATCGCATATTAAGATATGTCGATCAACCGACCATAGCACAATTCTTGGCAGAGGGCAAACGTTCAAAGGCTTCTCGCACCAAGTCTCTATGCAGCTGGGCCGCAAAAGAAATCAAGAAATTGCGTGAACTCAAAACCCCAGTCATCCACTCATaa
- the LOC142226601 gene encoding aquaporin AQPAn.G-like — MSSTAKYRLGLEEFGCNKHHLWKSLVAEFLGNFILNFFASGACTQPEDGLFKAFSFGFAIFAAITISGHLSGGHVNPAVSIAMLLAGRVSLVRAVLYIIAQCFGSLAGTSTVKGLLDEAYHNGLGHNGLAENVSEMQGFAIEFFLGFLLVLTVFGACDSNKPDSRFTAPLAIGMSVTLGHLGTIRYTGTGMNPARTFGTAYATNDWESHWLYWMGPILGGAMAALIYVQILEIPAEKPKPLDAAEKYRIHAFAEREMKKMDTTKVFA, encoded by the coding sequence ATGTCTTCAACTGCGAAATATAGACTTGGACTAGAAGAATTTGGATGTAATAAGCATCATCTTTGGAAATCATTAGTGGCagaatttttgggaaatttcattttaaatttcttcgctAGTGGTGCTTGCACACAACCAGAGGATGGGTTATTTAAAGCATTCTCATTCGGTTTTGCAATATTTGCAGCTATTACGATTTCGGGTCACCTCAGTGGAGGACATGTGAATCCAGCAGTCTCGATTGCAATGTTGTTGGCAGGCAGAGTAAGCCTAGTTCGCGCTGTTTTATATATAATAGCTCAATGTTTTGGATCTCTCGCTGGAACGAGTACGGTAAAGGGACTATTGGACGAAgcctatcacaatggattggggCATAATGGCCTCGCCGAAAATGTATCTGAAATGCAAGGTTTCGCCATTGAATTTTTTCTTGGCTTTTTATTAGTATTGACTGTATTTGGGGCATGTGATTCCAATAAACCGGACTCTCGGTTCACGGCGCCCTTGGCTATTGGTATGAGTGTTACATTGGGCCATTTGGGTACAATACGCTATACAGGAACAGGAATGAATCCTGCCCGAACTTTCGGTACAGCTTATGCAACAAATGATTGGGAATCCCATTGGCTTTATTGGATGGGCCCAATATTGGGTGGTGCAATGGCTGCATTAATTTATGTGCAAATATTGGAGATACCCGCTGAAAAACCAAAGCCCCTTGACGCTGCTGAAAAGTATCGCATACACGCTTTTGCTGAACGTGAAATGAAGAAAATGGATACCACAAAAGTCTTTGCTTGA